The window ATAGTCTTCAGAATAAAAAGGAGGATTAGAAATAATAAGTTCGTATTTATCTTCAATTTCTTCTACAAATTCTGCTAAATCCGCATGATAACAAAATAAACGGTCTGCCCAAGGGGAGGTTTCAAAATTATCCACACATTGCTCGTAAGCCTGTTCGTCAATTTCTAAAGCATCAATAACTCCTGCGTTACTTCGTTGTGCTAGCATTAAAGACAAGACGCCTGTTCCTGCGCCAATATCTAAAACAGCAAAAGGATTGGTGTCTAACGGGGTCCAAGCACCAAGCAAAACACTATCTGTGCCAATTTTCATGGCGCATTGGTCTTGTTGGACGGTAAATTCTTTAAATTGAAAAGGCTTACTCATATTATGTCCTCCTGAATGTATTGCAGGATTTAATTATTTCGGGCTGTGATGCTGAAATAAAATCAGCATGACGTGGGTTATTATTCTAGTTATAAGTCAATTATTGCTTCAAGAACACCAATAAATATAGTTTACTACCATTACGTCATCCTGAACTAGTTTCAGGATCTCATTATTTTGGCTGAAATACTGATGTGAATTCAGCATGATGCGGGTTATTCTTCTAGATATAAATCGATTAGACCTTCTGGGGTTTCAACAAAAATAGTCTTATTAGGTTTGTCGACTTTAGAAATAAACTGATCATTCATCGGAATTAAAATTTCTATACCATCGCGATCAATTTCGAATAAAGATTGAGCAGTACTGTCGTTTACAGCTTTTATAATTCCAACCGTTCCAAAGTTTTTATCTTCCACAGTAAAGCCGATAATTTCATGAAAG is drawn from Psychroserpens sp. NJDZ02 and contains these coding sequences:
- a CDS encoding tRNA1(Val) (adenine(37)-N6)-methyltransferase; this encodes MSKPFQFKEFTVQQDQCAMKIGTDSVLLGAWTPLDTNPFAVLDIGAGTGVLSLMLAQRSNAGVIDALEIDEQAYEQCVDNFETSPWADRLFCYHADLAEFVEEIEDKYELIISNPPFYSEDYKTNNDQRDLARFTDALPFDHLVDSVSKLLSKDGIFSVVIPFKEEVNFINLASEVKLFPNKILHVKGSDTSEIKRSLLAFSFRESDIKIDTLIIETARHQYTDDYINLTKDFYLKM